The following are encoded in a window of Phragmites australis chromosome 22, lpPhrAust1.1, whole genome shotgun sequence genomic DNA:
- the LOC133904952 gene encoding ocs element-binding factor 1-like, whose protein sequence is MSSSSLSPTGRMSGSDGDSAADTHRREKRRLSNRESARRSRLRKQQHLDELVQEVARLQAENARAASRAAGIAAQYSCVEQENTVLRARAAELSDRLRSFNEVLRVFEEFSGVAMDIQEELPADDPLLRPWQLPCPAAAMPIGATAAHMLHY, encoded by the coding sequence atgtcgtcgtcgtcgctgtcGCCGACGGGGAGGATGTCCGGGTCGGACGGCGACTCGGCGGCGGACACCCACCGCCGGGAGAAGCGTCGGCTGTCGAACCGCGAGTCGGCGCGGCGGTCGCGGCTGCGGAAGCAGCAGCACCTGGACGAGCTGGTGCAGGAGGTGGCGCGGCTGCAGGCCGAGAACGCGCGCGCGGCGTCCCGCGCCGCGGGCATCGCGGCCCAGTACTCGTGCGTCGAGCAGGAGAACACGGTACTCCGCGCGCGCGCCGCGGAGCTCAGCGACCGGCTGCGGTCCTTCAACGAGGTGCTCCGCGTCTTCGAGGAGTTCAGCGGCGTCGCCATGGACATCCAGGAGGAGCTGCCGGCCGACGACCCGCTGCTCCGGCCGTGGCAACTCCCATGCCCCGCGGCCGCCATGCCCATCGGCGCCACCGCAGCGCACATGCTCCACTACTGA
- the LOC133905397 gene encoding pectinesterase inhibitor 10-like, translated as MEPLPPPPPLLACLLLLLLAAAVAPPAAAVCVPRKPGSPGKPGRPTGPTPVPPPKPKPTPPAPAPPKLTPIIPGADIVKSMCLKTDYPDVCLSSIAKLLQPPPPPGGKRLDGAGVLRLAMSAVRGKAAEAKNAAGALAANPKTPPLARGPLQDCVESYDDIAYSLDNAEKAMAGGDRDTTGTMLDTVRTDVDTCDQGFEEREELTPLMAKHDAELAKLASNCLAIATAAGLR; from the coding sequence AtggagccgctgccgccgccgccgccgcttcttgcctgcctcctcctgctcctcctcgccgctgcgGTGGCGCCGCCGGCCGCGGCCGTCTGCGTTCCGCGCAAGCCCGGCTCGCCCGGGAAGCCCGGACGCCCCACCGGCCCCACCCCAGTGCCGCCGCCGAAGCCGAAGCCaacgccgcccgcgcccgcgccgccgaaGCTGACGCCGATCATCCCGGGAGCCGACATCGTGAAGAGCATGTGCCTCAAGACGGATTACCCCGACGTGTGCCTGTCGTCCATCGCAAAGCTgctgcagccgccgccgccgccgggcggGAAGCGTCTGGACGGCGCGGGCGTGCTGCGGCTGGCGATGAGCGCCGTGCGCGGCAAGGCAGCCGAGGCCAAGAACGCGGCGGGCGCGCTCGCTGCCAACCCCAAGACGCCGCCGCTGGCGCGGGGCCCGCTGCAGGACTGCGTGGAGTCGTACGACGACATCGCCTACAGCCTGGACAATGCCGAGAAAGCCATGGCCGGCGGCGACAGGGACACCACGGGGACCATGCTCGACACCGTGCGCACCGACGTGGACACCTGCGACCAGGGCTtcgaggagcgcgaggagctcACGCCGCTCATGGCCAAGCACGACGCCGAGCTCGCCAAGCTCGCCAGCAACTGCCTCGccatcgccaccgccgccggcctgCGCTAG
- the LOC133905236 gene encoding cytochrome c oxidase subunit 5C, which produces MAGGRVAHATLKGPSVVKEIFIGLTLGLIAGGMWKMHHWNEQRKTRSFYDMLDKGQISVVVEE; this is translated from the coding sequence ATGGCAGGTGGCAGGGTTGCACATGCTACCCTCAAGGGCCCGAGCGTGGTGAAGGAGATCTTCATTGGGCTCACCCTTGGGCTGATCGCTggtggcatgtggaagatgCACCACTGGAACGAGCAGAGGAAGACTAGATCCTTCTACGACATGCTCGACAAGGGCCAAATCAGCGTTGTCGTTGAGGAGTAG
- the LOC133904895 gene encoding uncharacterized protein LOC133904895 → MEGGDGPGFDSAPMKRRRSSGARRPRQDGGPAAEPRDNTSPSSSSMSPRSGSRRLLPLDENAAGPDGGLQRREFHLNAPSPERVTHGGNRLRSEAAGSSSRKSESSHGAHVSEGNRGSSSTGDKSRKLKLKISRNVLSKPNPDTSSDSRSSPAKPPRPGDSQHQQKHGNLTEGRKDPDRSTSSRDKKTRKERSIEETLAQEQPAKVQRELPSEPLRKSRRIAKKSILDSELDEDYDTSNLENLGTPEDMEGHNRGHKNKVESSSKKNASKRVKNMSKVYEVDNDFFTSRSSRDGKKRSRESTDGDNTEEEPTSDSELDAENKKQKPVNESPANVRSEPLTTRRRALQSWMDGSSNSTVEFPDGLPPAPSRSKKDKLSEEEMLAKKAEAAQRRKMQVEKTTKESEAEAIRKILGLDSDKKKEERKQKEREEKERATRAQNLAASSIRWVIGPTGTVVSFPDAVGLPSIFNSKPVSYPPPREKCAGPSCTNAYRYRDSKLNLPLCSLKCYKAVHEKA, encoded by the exons ATGGAAGGCGGTGACGGCCCCGGATTCGACAGCGCGCCCATGAAGAGGCGCCGAAGCAGCGGGGCGAGGCGGCCGAGGCAGGACGGCGGTCCGGCCGCGGAGCCGCGGGACAACACCTCGCCTTCGTCGTCGTCGATGTCGCCGAGGAGCGGCTCAAGGAGGCTGTTGCCTTTGGATGAGAACGCCGCCGGTCCCGACGGAGGGCTCCAGAGGCGAGAGTTTCACCTGAACGCTCCTTCGCCGGAGCGTGTGACCCATGGGGGTAACCGGCTGCGTTCCGAGGCCGCGGGCAGTAGCTCCAGAAAGAGTGAGAGTAGCCATGGTGCTCATGTGTCTGAGGGGAATCGTGGTTCGTCCTCCACCGGTGACAAATCACGGAAGTTGAAGCTCAAGATCAGTCGTAACGTGTTATCGAAACCAAACCCTGATACGTCGTCAGATTCCAGGTCTTCGCCTGCGAAGCCTCCACGGCCAGGAGATTCACAGCACCAGCAAAAGCATGGTAATCTG ACTGAAGGCAGAAAAGATCCCGATAGGTCAACCTCTTCGCGAGACAAGAAAACCAGAAAAGAGAGGTCAATTGAAGAAACATTGGCTCAGGAACAAccagccaaagttcagagagaacTGCCTTCAGAACCTCTCCGGAAGAGTAGGAGGATTGCTAAGAAATCCATCTTGGACAGTGAGTTAGATGAGGACTATGATACAAGTAACCTTGAAAATCTTGGAACTCCTGAAGACATGGAGGGTCACAATCGTGGGCATAAAAACAAAGTAGAAAGTAGCTCTAAGAAGAATGCCTCGAAGAGAGTGAAAAATATGAGCAAGGTATATGAGGTCgataatgatttttttacttCCAGATCTAGTAGAGATGGCAAGAAAAGGTCAAGAGAATCAACGGATGGTGATAATACTGAAGAGGAACCTACCTCTGATAGCGAACTTGATGCCGAAAACAAGAAGCAAAAACCAGTCAATGAATCACCCGCCAATGTTAGAAGTGAACCTCTCACAACACGTCGCCGTGCCCTTCAATCATGGATGGATGGGAGCAGCAATAGCACTGTTGAGTTTCCTGATGGTTTACCTCCAGCTCCTTCGAGAA GTAAGAAGGACAAGCTTTCTGAAGAGGAGATGCTTGCAAAGAAGGCCGAGGCTGCTCAGCGGCGCAAGATGCAAGTGGAAAAAACTACTAAAGAAAGCGAG GCTGAAGCTATAAGGAAAATATTGGGCCTGGACTCTgacaagaagaaagaagagaggaaGCAAAAGGAGCGAGAAGAGAAG GAGCGGGCTACCAGAGCACAAAACCTTGCTGCTAGCTCAATCCGCTGGGTCATAGGGCCCACCGGAACCGTTGTTTCATTCCCAGATGCAGTAGGCCTCCCCAGCATCTTCAACTCCAAGCCTGTCAG CTATCCTCCCCCAAGAGAGAAATGTGCTGGGCCGTCATGCACAAACGCTTACCGGTACAGGGACTCCAAGCTGAACCTCCCCCTCTGCAGCCTGAAGTGCTACAAAGCTGTCCATGAGAAAGCCTGA